The DNA region GCCGGGGGTGGTTTATAGCATTAAGAAAAAGCACAAGGACTTGGAATTCCGATTCGCAACCACCCTGTCCTTCGGACACCCCTCCTTGAAAAGGAGGGGAATCGCACTGATTGTGACTTGTACTTTTCTGTTAAGATTCAATTCCAACTAGTCAATAGCTACAGCTAGATAGAATTGAATTAACGGGACGCTTTACTTAACCACCTTAATTTTTATAACCCTATTTTTCTTTAGTAATGGGAAAAACACTTTTCGATAAGATATGGGATGCACACGTGGTGCATAGCACAGGAGACGGAGCCGATATTCTCTACATCGACCGCCACTACATCCACGAGGTAACCTCTCCACAGGCCTTCGATGGGCTTCGCAGCCGTGGCATTGGGGTATTTCGTCCTTTAAAAACGGTGGCAACTGCCGACCACAATGTTCCAACCATCAACCAGCATCTTCCAATTAAGGAGGAACAATCGCGCAAGCAGATAGCGCAGCTGGTGCAGAACTGCAAAGAGTTTGGTTTGGATCTTTACGGACTTGGGCACCAGTACCAGGGCATCGTTCACATCATAGGGCCAGAGCTGGGCGTTACCCAACCCGGTGGAACCTACGTGTGCGGCGATAGCCACACCGCGACACATGGCGCCTTCGGTTCAATAGCCTTCGGTATTGGCACATCGGAGGTGGAGATGGTTTTGGCATCGCAGTCGCTACCTCAGGTAAAGCCTCGACAGATGCGCATCACCGTAAATGGGCAGCTGAAGAAGGGCGTTACCGCAAAAGACCTTATACTATATACAATAGGTAAGCTAACGGCAAAAGGTGGCACAGGCTACTTTGTTGAATACGCAGGCGAGGCCTTTCGCTCGCTAAGCATGGAGGGAAGAATGACGGTTTGCAACATGAGCATAGAAATGGGTGCCCGTGGCGGACTGATTGCCCCCGACGAAACCACCATCGCCTACGTTAAAGGTCGCGCGTTTGCCCCAAAAGGTGATGATTGGGATAAGACCGTAGCCTACTGGCGTACGCTGTACAGCGATACCGATGCAACGTTCGATGCCGAGTTCACCTTC from Acetobacteroides hydrogenigenes includes:
- the leuC gene encoding 3-isopropylmalate dehydratase large subunit; this encodes MGKTLFDKIWDAHVVHSTGDGADILYIDRHYIHEVTSPQAFDGLRSRGIGVFRPLKTVATADHNVPTINQHLPIKEEQSRKQIAQLVQNCKEFGLDLYGLGHQYQGIVHIIGPELGVTQPGGTYVCGDSHTATHGAFGSIAFGIGTSEVEMVLASQSLPQVKPRQMRITVNGQLKKGVTAKDLILYTIGKLTAKGGTGYFVEYAGEAFRSLSMEGRMTVCNMSIEMGARGGLIAPDETTIAYVKGRAFAPKGDDWDKTVAYWRTLYSDTDATFDAEFTFDAADIEPMLTYGTNPGMGIGISESIPSEKDFTDESDKATLKKALAYMQLSEGELLLGKPVSYVFIGSCTNGRIEDFRMAAEIVKGRKVASGVTAWFVPGSKQVEKQCEAEGLTQIFAEAGIALRQPGCSACLAMNEDKIPEGELCISTSNRNFEGRQGPGARTILAGPYAAAAAAVTGVITDPRTFL